The following are encoded together in the Synchiropus splendidus isolate RoL2022-P1 chromosome 7, RoL_Sspl_1.0, whole genome shotgun sequence genome:
- the cmklr1 gene encoding chemokine-like receptor 1, which produces MDEYKYNDYENYNYVEMNVTAHEEPVSQPRAPCQHFSCVSLLVASVVIFLLGFCGNGLVIWISGFKMRKSVNTTWYLSLAISDFIFCTFLPFSIANTAMENWIFGHFMCKFVSFVLFLNMFSSIFLLVVISIDRCISVVHPVWAQNHRTVNKASVVVVLSWLLAIALSLPSVLFRDSQTYMERTICFNNYPDVDTHKAVAYGRFLAGFAAPFTIIVVCYSIIIAKLRSNRMTKSSKPFKVMTALVATFFICWLPYHVFVLLELQVDRHNHNVLAHGLKIAVSLAAANSFLNPVLYVFMGNDFKQKVRRSVLSKMENAMAEDGRTTSRYLSRSSSMDARASTHI; this is translated from the coding sequence ATGGATGAATACAAGTATAATGATTATGAAAACTACAACTACGTCGAGATGAACGTGACGGCACACGAGGAGCCGGTCTCTCAGCCCAGAGCGCCGTGTCAACACTTCTCCTGCGTGTCGCTGCTGGTGGCCAGCGTGGTCATCTTCCTGCTGGGCTTCTGCGGGAACGGCTTGGTCATTTGGATTTCAGGCTTCAAAATGAGGAAGAGCGTCAACACCACCTGGTACTTGAGCCTTGCGATCTCCGACTTCATCTTCTGCACGTTCCTCCCCTTCAGCATCGCCAACACGGCCATGGAGAACTGGATCTTTGGGCATTTCATGTGCAAATTCGTCTCCTTCGTCTTGTTCCTCAACATGTTCAGCAGCATCTTCCTCCTGGTTGTCATCAGCATCGACCGCTGCATCTCTGTTGTGCATCCAGTCTGGGCCCAGAACCACCGAACAGTCAACAAAGCCTCTGTGGTTGTCGTGCTGTCCTGGTTGTTGGCCATCGCCCTCAGTCTCCCCTCTGTCCTCTTCCGAGATTCCCAGACCTACATGGAGCGCACCATTTGCTTCAACAACTACCCGGATGTCGACACTCACAAGGCGGTGGCATATGGGCGCTTCCTCGCCGGGTTTGCCGCCCCGTTCACCATCATAGTTGTTTGCTACTCCATCATCATCGCCAAGCTGCGCAGCAACAGGATGACCAAATCCTCCAAGCCCTTCAAAGTGATGACGGCACTGGTGGCCACCTTCTTCATCTGCTGGCTGCCCTACCACGTGTTCGTCCTGCTGGAACTGCAGGTGGACCGCCACAACCACAACGTGCTGGCCCACGGGCTGAAGATAGCCGTTTCTCTGGCGGCCGCCAACAGCTTCCTGAACCCGGTGCTGTATGTCTTCATGGGCAACGACTTCAAACAAAAGGTCCGGCGCTCCGTGCTCTCCAAGATGGAGAACGCCATGGCAGAGGACGGGCGCACCACCAGTCGCTATCTGTCCAGATCCAGCTCCATGGATGCTCGAGCCTCTACTCACATCTAG
- the wscd2 gene encoding WSC domain-containing protein 2 isoform X2, with protein sequence MTVFRCQDNCAERGYMFAGLEFGAECYCGHKIQAPNASESDCNMECKGEKSNVCGGANRLSIYRLELSQESARRYGSAIFKGCFHRPDNVTLALPFSTVIQNMSVDKCVDLCTEKEKSLAVLAGDTCHCGFPTPLFSLHEPEEEAMCLHRCPGEEFENCGNQQYFVVYQTQVQDNRCMDRHFLPAHAKQLVALASFPGAGNTWARHLIELATGYYTGSYYFDGSLYNKGFKGERDHWRSGRTICIKTHESGKKEIEAFDSSILMIRNPYKALMAEFNRKYGGHIGFASQAHWKGKEWPEFVKNYAPWWASHTLDWLHYGRNVHVVHFEELKRDLFSRLKGMVQFLGLKVSEDRLLCVEGQKDGNFKRSGLRKLEYDPYTAEMRTNIEEMIRTVDAALKKRNMSGVPDEYKPR encoded by the exons ATGACTGTGTTCCGTTGCCAGGACAACTGTGCAGAAAG GGGCTACATGTTTGCTGGGCTGGAGTTTGGAGCCGAGTGCTACTGTGGTCACAAGATCCAGGCGCCCAACGCTTCGGAAAGTGACTGTAACATGGAATGCAAAGGCGAGAAGAGCAATGTGTGCGGAGGAGCGAACCGTCTGTCCATCTACAGGCtggagctgagccaagagtCTGCACGCCGCT acggtAGCGCCATTTTCAAGGGCTGTTTCCACAGGCCTGACAACGTGACTCTGGCTCTTCCATTCAGCACTGTCATCCAGAACATGTCTGTGGACAAGTGTGTGGACTTGTGCACGGAGAAG GAGAAATCACTGGCAGTTCTCGCTGGAGACACATGTCACTGCGGCTTCCCGACGCCTCTCTTCTCCCTTCACGAGCCGGAGGAAGAGGCCATGTGTCTCCATCGCTGTCCCGGGGAAGAGTTTGAGAACTGTGGCAACCAGCAGTACTTTGTGGTGTACCAGACACAGGTTCAAG ATAACCGTTGCATGGACCGGCACTTCCTGCCCGCTCACGCCAAGCAGCTGGTCGCCCTCGCCAGTTTTCCCGGGGCTGGAAACACCTGGGCTCGCCACCTCATCGAGCTGGCCACAGGCTATTACACCGGAAGCTATTACTTTGATGGTTCTCTTTACAATAAAG GGTTCAAAGGTGAGCGAGATCACTGGCGCAGCGGGAGAACCATCTGCATCAAGACGCATGAGAGCGGGAAAAAGGAGATCGAAGCTTTTGACTCCAGCATCCTCATGATCCGGAACCCGTACAAGGCCCTGATGGCAGAATTTAACCGAAAATATGGCGGACATATTGGGTTCGCCTCCCAGGCGCACTGGAAAGGAAAAG AATGGCCGGAGTTTGTGAAGAACTACGCCCCGTGGTGGGCGTCCCACACCTTGGACTGGCTCCACTACGGCCGCAACGTGCACGTGGTTCACTTCGAGGAGTTGAAGCGAGACTTGTTCTCACGGCTGAAGGGGATGGTGCAGTTTTTGGGCCTGAAGGTTTCTGAGGACCGCCTTCTGTGCGTGGAAGGTCAGAAGGACGGGAACTTTAAACGCTCGGGGCTTCGCAAGCTTGAATACGACCCCTACACGGCGGAGATGCGAACCAACATCGAGGAGATGATCAGGACGGTCGACGCTGCCTTGAAGAAGCGAAACATGTCTGGGGTTCCAGACGAATACAAGCCAAGATGA
- the wscd2 gene encoding WSC domain-containing protein 2 isoform X1, giving the protein MAKPLLKIQRYFRRKPVRFFSLILLYLTAGSLVFLHSGFAGDSSSSRGSRDPVVASDMSLHSASPDNRGIGIMRRGFKDARRSGRRYGPLWMKKTEQMLGGKSGDYANWNRALKGRNGKDGEDGRARYIGCYIDDTHKRALRGVSFFDYKKMTVFRCQDNCAERGYMFAGLEFGAECYCGHKIQAPNASESDCNMECKGEKSNVCGGANRLSIYRLELSQESARRYGSAIFKGCFHRPDNVTLALPFSTVIQNMSVDKCVDLCTEKEKSLAVLAGDTCHCGFPTPLFSLHEPEEEAMCLHRCPGEEFENCGNQQYFVVYQTQVQDNRCMDRHFLPAHAKQLVALASFPGAGNTWARHLIELATGYYTGSYYFDGSLYNKGFKGERDHWRSGRTICIKTHESGKKEIEAFDSSILMIRNPYKALMAEFNRKYGGHIGFASQAHWKGKEWPEFVKNYAPWWASHTLDWLHYGRNVHVVHFEELKRDLFSRLKGMVQFLGLKVSEDRLLCVEGQKDGNFKRSGLRKLEYDPYTAEMRTNIEEMIRTVDAALKKRNMSGVPDEYKPR; this is encoded by the exons ATGGCCAAGCCTCTGCTGAAGATACAGCGATATTTCCGCAGGAAACCGGTTCGGTTCTTCTCCCTCATCCTGCTCTACCTAACGGCGGGGAGCCTGGTCTTCCTGCACTCGGGCTTCGCtggggacagcagcagcagcagagggagccGGGACCCTGTGGTAGCTTCAGACATGAGCCTCCACTCTGCATCACCGGACAATCGGGGGATCGGAATCATGCGTAGAGGCTTCAAGGATGCGCGCAGGTCTGGTCGGAGATACGGGCCCCTGTGGATGAAGAAGACAGAGCAGATGTTGGGAGGGAAAAGCGGAGACTACGCTAACTGGAATCGAGCGCTCAAAGGGCGGAATGGCAAAGATGGGGAGGATGGACGAG cGAGGTATATCGGGTGCTACATCGATGACACACACAAGAGAGCGCTGAGAGGAGTTTCCTTTTTTGACTACAAAAAAATGACTGTGTTCCGTTGCCAGGACAACTGTGCAGAAAG GGGCTACATGTTTGCTGGGCTGGAGTTTGGAGCCGAGTGCTACTGTGGTCACAAGATCCAGGCGCCCAACGCTTCGGAAAGTGACTGTAACATGGAATGCAAAGGCGAGAAGAGCAATGTGTGCGGAGGAGCGAACCGTCTGTCCATCTACAGGCtggagctgagccaagagtCTGCACGCCGCT acggtAGCGCCATTTTCAAGGGCTGTTTCCACAGGCCTGACAACGTGACTCTGGCTCTTCCATTCAGCACTGTCATCCAGAACATGTCTGTGGACAAGTGTGTGGACTTGTGCACGGAGAAG GAGAAATCACTGGCAGTTCTCGCTGGAGACACATGTCACTGCGGCTTCCCGACGCCTCTCTTCTCCCTTCACGAGCCGGAGGAAGAGGCCATGTGTCTCCATCGCTGTCCCGGGGAAGAGTTTGAGAACTGTGGCAACCAGCAGTACTTTGTGGTGTACCAGACACAGGTTCAAG ATAACCGTTGCATGGACCGGCACTTCCTGCCCGCTCACGCCAAGCAGCTGGTCGCCCTCGCCAGTTTTCCCGGGGCTGGAAACACCTGGGCTCGCCACCTCATCGAGCTGGCCACAGGCTATTACACCGGAAGCTATTACTTTGATGGTTCTCTTTACAATAAAG GGTTCAAAGGTGAGCGAGATCACTGGCGCAGCGGGAGAACCATCTGCATCAAGACGCATGAGAGCGGGAAAAAGGAGATCGAAGCTTTTGACTCCAGCATCCTCATGATCCGGAACCCGTACAAGGCCCTGATGGCAGAATTTAACCGAAAATATGGCGGACATATTGGGTTCGCCTCCCAGGCGCACTGGAAAGGAAAAG AATGGCCGGAGTTTGTGAAGAACTACGCCCCGTGGTGGGCGTCCCACACCTTGGACTGGCTCCACTACGGCCGCAACGTGCACGTGGTTCACTTCGAGGAGTTGAAGCGAGACTTGTTCTCACGGCTGAAGGGGATGGTGCAGTTTTTGGGCCTGAAGGTTTCTGAGGACCGCCTTCTGTGCGTGGAAGGTCAGAAGGACGGGAACTTTAAACGCTCGGGGCTTCGCAAGCTTGAATACGACCCCTACACGGCGGAGATGCGAACCAACATCGAGGAGATGATCAGGACGGTCGACGCTGCCTTGAAGAAGCGAAACATGTCTGGGGTTCCAGACGAATACAAGCCAAGATGA